The genomic stretch AGAGTACGCACTGGCTAAGAAAAGCCTGTTTACTCAACATAAATGCAAACATGCAGTGATCAATGTAGATGATGAAGTAGGTAAAGCGTGGATGTCAGACTTGTCCAATGCGATAGCGGTTTCATTGCTTCCGTTGTCTGGTTACCAACAGTCGGTGTGGGCCTCTGATGTCGCTTATGCAGAGACAGGCATCAAACTCAATTTTGATGGTAGCTGGGGGCAAGGTCAGCTTTCGGTTCCTTTAATTGGTCAGTTCAACGCATCAAATGTGTTGGTTGCTTTCGCGACTCTGCTTTCACTGGGCATCGACAAGCAAATCTTGGTCGACACCGCGCCTCAGCTTCAACCTGTGATTGGTCGCATGGAACTGTTCCAAGTACCAAACAAAGCAAAAGTCGTTGTCGATTACGCACATACACCAGACGCACTAGAGAAAGCATTGGCGGCACTGCGTGTACACTGCTCTGGAAAACTATGGGCAATCTTTGGCTGTGGTGGTGATCGAGATACCGGCAAGCGCCCAATGATGGCGGTAACGGCTGAGCAGTTCGCCGACAAAATTATTATTTCAGATGACAATCCTCGCAGCGAAGATCCTGCTTTGATTGTTAAAGACATGCTAGCTGGCTTAAGCGAACCTGAATCTGCATTCGTCGAGCACGATCGCTATCAAGCGGTTAAATTTGCCCTAGAGCAGGCTGGCAGCAGTGACATTATTCTTTTGGCTGGTAAAGGCCATGAGGATTACCAAGTATTGAAAGACAAAACGATCCACTATTCGGATCGAGAGTCTGCGCTCCAACTTTTAGGTATTTCATAATGATTGATGTATCACTCGAGCAGATCTGCTCAGCGGTGAGCGGTCAGCTGATTGAGGCTGGCAAGTCGAGCAATAGTGTTATTAATGCGGTTTCTACTGACACTCGAAGCGTTGAAGAAGGTGCACTGTTTGTTGCTCTTGTTG from Vibrio pomeroyi encodes the following:
- the murE gene encoding UDP-N-acetylmuramoyl-L-alanyl-D-glutamate--2,6-diaminopimelate ligase, translating into MSNSLTLSSLLSPWGDFSSSELDAIAVEQLELDSRAIKDGDIFVAIVGHAVDGRRFIDNAVAQGAKAVIAQAGDDKAHGLVEWLNEVPVVYVAELISILSELAGRVYSSQATKLIGVTGTNGKTTITQLIAQWLDLVGQRSAVMGTTGNGFLDNLKTAANTTGSAIEIQRTLSELAEEKAVYTAMEISSHGLVQGRVKALDFEVGVFTNLSRDHLDYHGTMEEYALAKKSLFTQHKCKHAVINVDDEVGKAWMSDLSNAIAVSLLPLSGYQQSVWASDVAYAETGIKLNFDGSWGQGQLSVPLIGQFNASNVLVAFATLLSLGIDKQILVDTAPQLQPVIGRMELFQVPNKAKVVVDYAHTPDALEKALAALRVHCSGKLWAIFGCGGDRDTGKRPMMAVTAEQFADKIIISDDNPRSEDPALIVKDMLAGLSEPESAFVEHDRYQAVKFALEQAGSSDIILLAGKGHEDYQVLKDKTIHYSDRESALQLLGIS